The Miscanthus floridulus cultivar M001 chromosome 7, ASM1932011v1, whole genome shotgun sequence genome includes a region encoding these proteins:
- the LOC136464096 gene encoding uncharacterized protein, translated as MAAPEPEAKLEDVTPSLSREPLPESESDTPASTGREPLPESESDAPASTGSQELKPWEQHAAVINLPRYDYRASGSLLLRSHSGFLITCPIKREKSATREAISILEEYIGHANCCVSEHTEPCDVENAVKKRKLCSEASGSLEEAVMNGNSNSVSESIGGTVNSSSPQSKMNDNVDRASNLSLVKLPRSGLLFFKFPSGGLHVVEMLTEILHSLRSGKLKSPQWCHRIFPIQETCILSEEDLHATVSKLFLDFSRSKTNKDKPIKFAVAYNRRGIDETEKNSNEVSNQQALMDREQCFKVVAAAVKSVAENSVVDLRSPEVAVLIEMLPVSGVPLGSSLAGVSVLPAEVISTKPRLCVRSLVLDAKATKKK; from the exons ATGGCGGCGCCGGAACCGGAGGCCAAGCTGGAAGACGTAACCCCATCTCTCTCCCGCGAGCCGCTACCGGAGTCTGAATCCGACACCCCTGCCTCCACTGGCCGCGAGCCGCTACCGGAGTCTGAATCCGACGCCCCTGCCTCAACTGGCAGCCAGGAGCTAAAGCCGTGGGAGCAGCACGCCGCGGTGATCAACCTCCCGCGCTACGACTACCGCGCATCAGGGTCCCTCCTCCTCCGCTCGCACTCCGGCTTCCTCATCACCTGCCCCATCA AGCGTGAGAAAAGTGCAACCAGGGAAGCCATTTCCATTCTTGAGGAG TACATTGGTCATGCAAATTGCTGTGTTTCCGAACACACAGAACCATGTGATGTGGAAAATGCAGTGAAGAAAAGAAAACTGTGCTCGGAGGCATCAGGAAGTTTAGAAGAGGCAGTAATGAATGGGAATAGTAATAGTGTTTCAGAATCAATTG GAGGCACTGTAAACTCAAGCTCACCCCAGTCCAAGATGAATGACAACGTTGACAGGGCTTCAAATCTCTCACTGGTTAAGCTACCAAGAAGTGGCTTGCTCTTCTTTAAATTTCCTAGTGGAGGccttcatgttgttgagatgCTTACAGAAATACTTCATTCACTCAGATCTGGGAAACTCAAATCTCCACA ATGGTGCCACCGCATATTTCCTATTCAAGAAACTTGCATTCTATCAGAAGAAGACCTGCATGCCACTGTGTCAAAGTTATTCCTTGACTTCTCGAGGAGCAAGACTAACAAGGACAAGCCTATAAAG TTTGCGGTTGCCTATAATAGAAGGGGCATCGATGAGACAGAGAAGAACAGTAATGAAGTTTCAAATCAGCAGGCTTTGATGGACAGGGAGCAATGTTTCAAAGTGGTAGCTGCTGCTGTCAAATCCGTTGCTGAGAACTCAGTGGTTGATCTTAGATCTCCTGAG GTTGCGGTACTCATTGAGATGCTCCCGGTTTCCGGGGTACCTCTTGGATCTTCGTTGGCTGGGGTGTCCGTTCTCCCAGCCGAAGTCATCTCAACCAAACCTCGCCTTTGTGTCAGGTCTTTGGTGCTTGATGCAAAAGCAACAAAAAAGAAGTGA